From a single Raphanus sativus cultivar WK10039 chromosome 3, ASM80110v3, whole genome shotgun sequence genomic region:
- the LOC130509738 gene encoding replication protein A 70 kDa DNA-binding subunit A-like yields the protein MESLIEISNLSDLNLFKSTCRVHVKVLHTWEFINLTNGSSLEMVLTDETGVKIHASCKSSLIQRLQMHFRVGKWIVITKFHLSPASGVYRYTNHVYKMQFGDQTTVTDSDMRCNNMFLDLKDFATILNGSLDTRYLIDVIGQVMDFGGVDIVNHARKEVTKMVFTLRDGSDRRVRCCIFGKLAEVLIQEQKQPNNGDICLIRYAKLNNYTHDELQVSNAFDSSLVMLNPAINEVEELKQMVHADDNSVNMYQHVGKIHNQSKRIKWSQFPFKTIQEMKHTDKDAKCRIICTVYAIDTLRGWYYCACVVCNRQVLKTRIVYDDMDSPSWFCDFCHLTVTKIKPRYKLDLLVQDQTGESKITLQDPVATSIVKYSAAKIVNVLSDNGDPDVLPAELVDIVGKTYGFGISVDELEKFNALKVWNLNDIMWKRIKAVHQMSISSRKKQCTNVIKIEDKDHTEDTD from the exons ATGGAGTCCTTAATCGAAATCAGCAACTTGAGTGATCTTAATCTTTTCAAATCTACATGTCGAGTCCATGTTAAAGTTCTTCATACATGGGAGTTTATCAATCTTACAAATGGTTCTTCTCTTGAGATGGTTTTAACAGACGAAACC GGTGTTAAAATCCATGCGAGTTGCAAAAGTTCATTAATCCAGCGACTCCAGATGCATTTTCGTGTTGGAAAGTGGATAGTTATTACTAAATTTCACTTAAGTCCAGCATCTGGGGTTTACAGATACACCAACCATGTTTACAAAATGCAATTCGGGGATCAGACTACTGTTACTGATTCTGATATGCGATGCAACAACATGTTCCTTGATCTTAAGGATTTTGCCACCATTTTGAATGGTTCACTTGACACACGCTATCTTAttg ACGTGATTGGTCAGGTAATGGACTTTGGCGGTGTGGATATTGTTAATCATGCAAGGAAAGAAGTGACCAAGATGGTGTTTACTCTAAGAGATGGCAG TGACAGACGAGTTAGATGCTGCATTTTTGGGAAGTTAGCTGAAGTTTTGATCCAAGAAcaaaaacaaccaaataatggggATATTTGTTTGATCCGATATGCTAAGCTCAACAACTACACACATG ATGAGTTACAAGTATCCAATGCATTTGATTCTTCTCTGGTGATGCTAAACCCAGCAATCAACGAAGTGGAAGAACTAAAACAGAT GGTTCATGCTGATGATAACTCCGTGAATATGTACCAACATGTTGGAAAGATTCACAACCAATCAAAGCGCATTAAATGGTCACAGTTTCCTTTCAAAACCATTCAGGAAATGAAACACACAGATAAG GATGCCAAATGCCGAATAATTTGCACTGTTTATGCCATTGATACATTGAGAGGATGGTATTATTGTGCTTGTGTGGTATGCAACAGGCAGGTTCTGAAAACGAGGATTGTCTATGATGACATGGATTCTCCAAGCTGGTTTTGTGATTTTTGCCATCTCACTGTTACTAAAATTAAGCCAAG GTACAAATTGGATTTGCTTGTGCAGGATCAGACTGGTGAATCCAAAATTACACTTCAAGATCCAGTTGCTACATCTATTGTGAAATATTCTGCTGCAAAAATCGTAAATGTTTTGTCTGAt AATGGAGATCCAGATGTGTTACCGGCTGAACTTGTGGACATTGTGGGCAAAACATATGGTTTTGGTATCTCAGTTGATGAATTGGAAAAATTCAATGCTTTAAAAGTTTGGAATCTGAATGATATTATGTGGAAGAGAATCAAAGCAGTTCACCAGATGTCGATTAGTTCAAGGAAAAAGCAATGCACCAATGTGATCAAGATTGAAGACAAAGATCATACTGAAGACACAGATTAG